A window of the Streptomyces sp. NBC_01351 genome harbors these coding sequences:
- a CDS encoding flavin reductase family protein translates to MSPPTAAGRATSLPAPSGRPDPEQMRRVMGQFVTGVCAVSTRFDGPSGTGHDAIAVNSFTSVSLDPPLVSMCLRADSAFLRRIRTEGAWAVSFLGDGARGLVRDLTMPSEQRPPVERAASWDIGPHTGCLLLAEGPGTLECAMHQTQPLGDHVLVVGRVLGAVWRDEAPLAFHRGAFTSVGRPA, encoded by the coding sequence GTGAGCCCTCCGACGGCCGCGGGGCGGGCCACCAGCCTCCCCGCGCCCTCAGGGCGACCGGATCCGGAGCAGATGCGCCGGGTCATGGGCCAGTTCGTCACCGGTGTGTGCGCGGTGTCCACCCGCTTCGACGGCCCTTCCGGCACCGGCCACGACGCGATCGCGGTGAACTCCTTCACCTCCGTCTCCCTCGATCCGCCCTTGGTCTCCATGTGTCTGCGTGCCGACTCGGCCTTTCTCCGGCGGATCCGGACGGAGGGGGCGTGGGCCGTCTCGTTCCTGGGTGACGGTGCCCGCGGCCTGGTCCGCGACCTGACGATGCCTTCGGAGCAGAGGCCTCCCGTGGAACGCGCCGCTTCCTGGGACATCGGCCCCCACACGGGCTGCCTGCTGCTGGCGGAAGGGCCCGGAACCCTGGAGTGCGCCATGCATCAGACCCAGCCGCTCGGAGACCACGTCCTGGTCGTCGGACGGGTCCTGGGTGCGGTCTGGCGCGACGAGGCCCCGCTCGCCTTCCACCGGGGGGCCTTCACTTCCGTGGGGCGGCCGGCGTGA
- a CDS encoding prephenate dehydratase domain-containing protein, whose protein sequence is MPASSADALGARDRPRFAYLGPEGTFTEQALRALPEAEGTRLLAVNSADEALEHLRGGAADAAMLPVHNTVGGLVAGTVRALVAAPALEILREVTLSIDFALLTRPGLPLREVRAVTGHPHARAQAAGWLGTFLPSARWVSAPSNAAGAEWVRDGRCDAALAGHFTAARYGLDIAAERIQDHSGALTRFLLVALPRVWQKTPSTDSDVTSLTGLVDGQEIQLRARFAQLTQHASLDGASLAILGNQNVRHGIFIDCPGNLTDPGTARAIDLLQSMIPGLRMLGSYPTSPPALPGHRQKVSTAPPLKMIQRNDAMNTHVTAAS, encoded by the coding sequence ATGCCGGCTTCGTCAGCGGACGCACTCGGGGCCCGGGACAGGCCGCGCTTCGCCTACCTGGGCCCCGAGGGAACGTTCACCGAGCAGGCTCTGCGCGCCCTCCCGGAGGCCGAGGGCACGCGGCTGCTGGCGGTGAACTCCGCAGACGAGGCACTGGAACACCTGCGGGGCGGAGCTGCCGACGCCGCCATGCTTCCCGTGCACAACACGGTCGGCGGCCTGGTGGCGGGTACCGTGCGTGCGCTGGTCGCGGCTCCCGCTCTGGAGATCCTCCGCGAGGTCACGCTCAGCATCGATTTCGCTCTGCTCACCCGGCCCGGCCTCCCCCTGCGGGAGGTGCGCGCGGTCACCGGCCACCCGCACGCGCGGGCTCAGGCGGCGGGCTGGCTCGGGACATTCCTGCCGTCGGCCCGCTGGGTATCTGCCCCTTCGAATGCGGCGGGGGCCGAGTGGGTCCGGGACGGACGGTGCGATGCGGCGCTGGCCGGACACTTCACAGCAGCACGATACGGACTCGATATCGCCGCAGAACGCATTCAGGACCACTCCGGCGCACTCACGAGATTCCTGCTGGTGGCATTACCAAGGGTTTGGCAGAAGACTCCGTCAACTGATTCGGACGTCACTTCCCTGACAGGCCTGGTGGACGGCCAGGAAATTCAGTTACGTGCCCGGTTTGCCCAGCTGACACAGCATGCGTCTCTCGACGGCGCCTCACTGGCGATTCTCGGCAACCAGAACGTCCGTCACGGCATTTTCATCGACTGCCCGGGGAACCTCACGGATCCCGGAACAGCGCGGGCGATCGATCTCCTGCAATCGATGATACCCGGCCTGCGCATGCTGGGTTCTTACCCGACCAGCCCTCCGGCTTTGCCCGGTCACAGGCAGAAGGTTTCCACCGCCCCGCCCCTGAAGATGATTCAGAGAAATGACGCCATGAACACGCATGTAACAGCCGCCTCTTGA
- a CDS encoding LysR family transcriptional regulator — MYADMRLLPALDALLQAGSVTGAASQLELSTAAMSRILSKIRLVVGDPLLVRAGRRLVPTPRALELQPVVHALVRQAEAILMPQQDVSLAGERRTLTIASEFGYAAALGPALLARAGKQIPRVSFKFLTKKGPGASPLREGTVDIEIGVLDDPSPELRVEPLFEEPFVAATGAGNPLLRMPITAGAFAAARHVNISPNGGTASSIDVPLKEIGLHRRVIASVPDFLSALFLLPRTDLVATLPRTLATSQDCPLDIEIFELPVQLAPLSICQAWHPRHEADPVHIWLRENIRSVLAGTFR; from the coding sequence ATGTACGCAGACATGCGGTTACTGCCGGCCCTTGACGCCCTGCTACAGGCGGGCAGCGTCACCGGCGCGGCCTCCCAGCTGGAACTGTCCACCGCTGCTATGAGCCGCATTTTGTCCAAAATCCGTCTGGTCGTGGGCGATCCCCTGCTCGTGCGTGCCGGTCGTCGGCTTGTTCCGACGCCCAGGGCGCTTGAGCTTCAACCGGTGGTGCACGCCCTCGTCCGGCAGGCGGAGGCCATCCTTATGCCGCAGCAGGACGTCAGTCTGGCCGGGGAGCGAAGGACGCTCACCATTGCATCGGAATTCGGCTATGCCGCAGCGCTCGGACCTGCACTGCTGGCCAGAGCCGGGAAGCAGATTCCTCGGGTGTCATTCAAGTTTTTGACCAAGAAAGGCCCAGGAGCCTCCCCGCTGCGCGAGGGGACGGTGGACATAGAAATCGGCGTCCTTGACGATCCGTCTCCCGAGCTGCGGGTGGAGCCCCTGTTTGAGGAGCCTTTTGTCGCCGCCACCGGAGCGGGAAACCCTTTGCTCCGCATGCCCATAACGGCGGGAGCCTTTGCGGCGGCGCGGCACGTCAACATCTCGCCCAACGGCGGAACGGCCAGCTCCATCGACGTGCCGCTCAAGGAAATCGGATTGCACCGTCGAGTGATCGCATCGGTGCCCGATTTCCTGTCCGCACTGTTCCTGCTCCCGCGAACCGACCTGGTGGCGACACTGCCTCGAACGCTCGCCACCAGCCAGGATTGCCCGCTCGACATAGAAATCTTCGAACTTCCCGTTCAGCTCGCGCCGCTCAGCATCTGCCAGGCATGGCATCCCCGGCATGAGGCAGACCCGGTTCACATATGGCTCAGAGAGAACATCCGGTCCGTGCTGGCAGGGACATTCCGTTGA
- a CDS encoding FAD-dependent monooxygenase — MARRRLRVAVVGGGIGGLATAIGLRGHGAEVVVHEQAAELTGQGAGIAIGANGHRMLRELGVTAALEGSAVRPARAEFRNWRTGRTMALHQLAGSYEERFGAPYWTVERAAVQQALLHELGEAQVRPGARVSAVEQSADGAVIRFADGSEAEADAVVGADGIHSAVRNGVFGPDDAVFSGTSGYRALVPMERLGHVRELAEPVLWLWLGPGRHFIAYPVADGTLLNFLAVVPDREWTVESWATEGSATELLRAFEGWHPFVTEIIRASGRPGRWALYDREPQRAWSSGRVTLLGDAAHPMLPHHGQGANQALEDAVVLARILGGADTDEVEQALRTYELARRPRTRLLQRGSRQNATCFQLPDGPEADARNIRLASLPDDLAWIHGHDALTALQPETSGSSA; from the coding sequence ATGGCCAGGCGACGCCTGAGGGTAGCGGTCGTCGGCGGCGGCATCGGGGGTCTGGCCACCGCGATCGGCCTGCGCGGGCATGGTGCCGAAGTCGTCGTCCACGAGCAGGCCGCCGAGCTGACGGGGCAGGGCGCCGGCATCGCCATCGGCGCCAACGGGCATCGCATGCTGCGCGAGCTCGGCGTCACGGCCGCGCTCGAGGGTTCGGCGGTACGCCCCGCGCGTGCGGAGTTCCGTAACTGGCGTACGGGACGGACGATGGCCCTTCACCAGCTGGCCGGAAGCTACGAGGAGCGGTTCGGGGCGCCGTACTGGACGGTTGAACGCGCCGCGGTGCAGCAGGCATTGCTCCACGAGCTGGGTGAAGCCCAGGTCCGTCCGGGTGCCCGCGTGAGCGCCGTGGAGCAGTCGGCCGACGGCGCGGTGATCCGCTTCGCGGACGGCTCGGAGGCCGAGGCCGACGCGGTGGTCGGGGCCGACGGTATCCACTCCGCCGTGCGCAACGGCGTCTTCGGACCGGACGACGCCGTCTTCTCGGGCACGAGCGGCTACCGGGCCCTGGTCCCGATGGAGCGCCTCGGTCACGTCCGGGAACTCGCCGAACCCGTGCTGTGGCTGTGGCTCGGGCCCGGACGGCACTTCATCGCCTACCCGGTCGCCGACGGAACGCTGCTCAATTTCCTGGCGGTCGTTCCCGACCGGGAGTGGACGGTCGAGTCGTGGGCCACCGAGGGCAGCGCCACCGAACTGCTGCGGGCCTTCGAAGGGTGGCATCCGTTCGTCACCGAGATCATCCGCGCTTCGGGCCGCCCTGGACGCTGGGCACTGTACGACCGCGAGCCACAGCGCGCCTGGAGCTCCGGGCGGGTGACCCTCCTGGGCGATGCCGCACATCCCATGCTGCCCCACCACGGACAGGGGGCGAACCAGGCTCTGGAGGACGCGGTGGTCCTGGCCCGGATCCTGGGCGGTGCGGACACGGACGAGGTGGAGCAGGCACTGCGCACCTACGAACTGGCCCGCCGGCCTCGCACCCGGCTGCTGCAGAGGGGATCGAGGCAGAACGCGACGTGTTTCCAGCTGCCCGACGGGCCCGAGGCCGATGCCCGCAACATCCGTCTGGCGTCGCTGCCGGACGACCTGGCCTGGATCCACGGACACGACGCACTGACCGCGCTTCAGCCGGAGACCTCCGGGTCGTCGGCCTGA
- a CDS encoding acyltransferase yields the protein MTKIYAFEGAVPVIHPTAFVHPDAVLIGSVTIGPGCYVGPLASLRGDFGRIELEEGSNVQDGCVLHCFPGADTVVEQDGHVGHGSVLHGCRVGKGSLIGMKSVLMDGVVVGEQAFVGAGSFVKSRFEVPARQLAAGSPARVLRELTTAELEWKANGTEQYQKLAQRSLAGLSPAQPLTDVSLGMSVHEGEAVPEHVTLHEFRSR from the coding sequence ATGACAAAGATCTACGCCTTCGAAGGGGCCGTCCCCGTCATCCATCCAACGGCCTTCGTCCACCCGGACGCAGTGCTGATCGGCTCCGTCACCATCGGTCCCGGGTGCTACGTGGGGCCTCTCGCGAGCCTGCGGGGCGACTTCGGCCGCATCGAGCTCGAGGAGGGCTCCAACGTCCAGGACGGCTGCGTCCTGCACTGCTTTCCCGGCGCCGACACGGTGGTGGAGCAGGACGGCCATGTCGGGCACGGCAGCGTGCTGCACGGCTGCCGGGTCGGCAAGGGCAGTCTGATCGGTATGAAGTCGGTGCTGATGGACGGCGTGGTCGTGGGCGAGCAGGCATTCGTCGGCGCCGGCAGCTTCGTCAAGTCCCGGTTCGAGGTTCCCGCACGGCAGTTGGCGGCCGGAAGCCCGGCCCGGGTGCTGCGCGAACTGACCACTGCCGAACTCGAATGGAAGGCCAACGGCACCGAGCAGTACCAGAAGCTGGCCCAGCGCTCACTGGCCGGGCTCAGCCCCGCGCAGCCCCTCACCGATGTCTCCCTCGGGATGTCCGTGCACGAGGGGGAAGCGGTCCCTGAACATGTCACCCTGCACGAATTCCGGTCCCGCTGA
- a CDS encoding 4-hydroxyphenylacetate 3-hydroxylase N-terminal domain-containing protein: MTSTDAPRGSVSRPQTGDEYLQSLRDGRDVWIYGERVDDVSAHPAFRNNSRMIARLFDALHDPERNGKLVVPTDTGSGGFTHPYFKAPYSSADLKASAEAMAEWSRMTYGWLGRTPDFKAAFLSTLGSNKEHYAPFEDNAATWYRKAQENVLFIGHGIVNPPIDRNRGLTELRDVMLTVDRETDAGLVVSGAKVVGTGAALTQHIFIGSYGRIPDGAKDFSAYFIVPTNSPGLKIISRPSYEFASATVSSPFDQPLSSRLDENDGILVFDQVLIPWENVFCYDVDKANNFFYGSGFFYRAMFHACVRFAVKMDFLTGLLAKGLETTGTSEFRGVQSRLGEVLAYRNMFWALVDSMTQNPTKWPDGTVTPNGDTALAFRVLSSSIYPKVREIFLRDLGSALIYNNSHARDWSSPEIRPYLDKYVRGLGVEAIDRVKLMKLAWDAVGTEFGARWELYEMNYAGNHEQIRFEALHAQQASGQFDRYKHLVDNCLSEYDENGWKAPDLINPTDTTVIDGNIGRAAAAPRVEAAP, encoded by the coding sequence ATGACTAGCACCGATGCCCCGCGTGGATCCGTCTCCCGCCCGCAGACCGGGGACGAGTACCTGCAGAGCCTCCGTGACGGCCGGGACGTATGGATCTACGGCGAGCGAGTCGACGACGTATCAGCCCACCCGGCCTTCAGGAACAACTCCCGGATGATTGCCCGGCTGTTCGACGCCCTTCACGATCCGGAGCGGAACGGCAAGCTGGTCGTACCGACGGACACCGGTAGCGGCGGGTTCACCCACCCCTACTTCAAGGCGCCCTATTCCTCGGCGGACTTGAAGGCCTCGGCGGAGGCGATGGCGGAGTGGTCCCGGATGACGTACGGGTGGCTCGGCCGTACCCCCGACTTCAAGGCGGCGTTCCTGTCCACTCTCGGCTCGAACAAGGAACACTACGCGCCCTTCGAGGACAACGCCGCCACGTGGTACCGCAAGGCCCAGGAAAACGTGCTGTTCATCGGCCACGGCATCGTCAACCCCCCGATCGACCGCAACCGTGGCCTGACCGAGCTCCGGGACGTCATGCTCACGGTCGACCGCGAGACGGACGCCGGCCTGGTCGTCTCCGGCGCCAAGGTGGTCGGTACCGGTGCGGCGCTGACTCAGCACATCTTCATCGGCAGCTACGGGCGGATTCCCGACGGAGCCAAGGACTTCTCCGCGTACTTCATCGTGCCCACGAACAGTCCGGGTCTGAAGATAATCTCGCGCCCGTCCTACGAATTCGCCTCGGCGACGGTCAGCAGCCCGTTCGACCAGCCGCTGAGCAGCAGGCTCGACGAGAACGACGGAATCCTGGTCTTCGACCAGGTGCTCATTCCCTGGGAGAACGTCTTCTGCTACGACGTGGACAAGGCGAACAACTTCTTCTACGGGTCCGGATTCTTCTACCGGGCGATGTTCCACGCCTGCGTGCGCTTCGCCGTGAAGATGGACTTCCTGACCGGTCTGCTGGCGAAGGGACTTGAGACCACTGGAACGTCGGAGTTCCGCGGGGTCCAGAGCCGCCTGGGCGAGGTCCTCGCCTACCGCAACATGTTCTGGGCACTGGTGGACTCCATGACGCAGAACCCGACCAAGTGGCCCGACGGAACGGTGACACCCAACGGCGACACGGCTCTTGCCTTCCGCGTGCTGTCGTCCTCCATCTACCCCAAGGTCCGCGAAATCTTCCTGCGGGACCTGGGCAGCGCCCTGATCTACAACAACTCCCATGCCCGGGACTGGTCCAGCCCCGAGATCCGCCCGTACCTCGACAAGTACGTGCGCGGCCTGGGCGTCGAGGCCATCGACCGCGTGAAGCTGATGAAGCTCGCGTGGGACGCCGTCGGTACCGAGTTCGGCGCCCGGTGGGAGCTGTACGAGATGAACTACGCCGGCAACCACGAGCAGATCCGCTTCGAGGCGCTCCACGCCCAGCAGGCATCCGGCCAGTTCGACCGGTACAAGCACCTCGTCGACAACTGCCTGTCCGAGTACGACGAGAACGGCTGGAAGGCCCCGGACCTCATCAACCCGACCGACACCACGGTCATCGACGGGAACATCGGCCGTGCCGCGGCCGCGCCGCGCGTCGAGGCCGCACCGTGA
- a CDS encoding response regulator transcription factor, which produces MKRNRHPVGTEELGHSHPLELKTVHEKLGEFMAYQERRISEVALDGPTLGVASGDYDEGAGQPEVDNRSNHSGLTPRELQVLTGIREGLSNRRVGRTLGISERTVKVHLHSIFIKLGATSRTEAVVRGIRNGCISI; this is translated from the coding sequence GTGAAGCGCAATCGTCATCCCGTAGGGACTGAGGAGCTCGGACACTCCCACCCCCTCGAGCTGAAGACTGTTCACGAAAAATTGGGGGAATTCATGGCATACCAAGAACGTCGAATATCTGAAGTCGCCCTGGATGGGCCGACGCTCGGGGTGGCATCCGGCGATTACGATGAAGGCGCCGGGCAACCCGAAGTTGATAACCGAAGCAATCATTCCGGGCTGACCCCCCGAGAACTTCAGGTATTAACGGGAATTCGCGAGGGTCTGTCCAACAGGAGGGTCGGGCGGACCCTGGGAATATCCGAACGTACAGTGAAGGTCCACCTGCATTCCATCTTCATAAAACTCGGCGCCACGTCCAGAACCGAAGCAGTGGTGCGAGGTATAAGGAATGGCTGCATCAGCATTTAG
- a CDS encoding AfsA-related hotdog domain-containing protein yields MTLPTTSRLIVGDRFGDFAAAVGAETFSAFARALDGGDLDSTQAPVHVVTGQGIGAYEAGYLRDAIARRNLENVITLAHTGSEPARRQDLHKAREDNVLVADLGRIDDDTYEAQLRLHDHNELLVDVQDRVHVQGMVAIEAARQMFLAVTERFFTSRWPQQRYYIVLNSMNTTFSNFLFPVAAQLRLRVNSSDVSEPSRLIMRVTVELEQAGRIAASVDVDYAAFAPGLLEEKELRRAKSASAAAVDAALAAI; encoded by the coding sequence ATGACACTTCCGACCACGTCCCGTCTGATCGTCGGCGACCGTTTCGGCGACTTCGCCGCCGCGGTCGGGGCCGAGACGTTCTCCGCCTTCGCCCGTGCCCTCGACGGAGGAGACCTGGATTCCACCCAGGCTCCGGTTCATGTGGTGACCGGGCAGGGAATCGGCGCGTACGAGGCCGGCTACCTGAGGGACGCGATCGCCCGCAGGAATCTGGAGAACGTGATCACGCTGGCGCACACGGGCAGCGAGCCCGCACGCCGGCAGGATCTGCACAAGGCGCGCGAGGACAACGTGCTGGTGGCGGATCTGGGCCGAATAGACGACGACACCTACGAGGCTCAGCTGCGGCTCCACGACCACAATGAGCTTCTCGTCGACGTTCAGGACCGGGTGCACGTCCAGGGCATGGTGGCGATCGAGGCGGCCCGGCAGATGTTCCTGGCGGTGACCGAGCGGTTCTTCACCTCGCGCTGGCCGCAGCAGCGTTACTACATCGTCCTCAACTCCATGAACACGACCTTCAGCAACTTCCTCTTCCCGGTGGCCGCGCAGTTGCGCCTCCGGGTGAACAGCTCCGATGTGTCCGAGCCCAGCCGCCTCATCATGCGCGTCACCGTGGAGCTGGAGCAGGCGGGGCGCATCGCGGCGAGTGTGGACGTCGACTACGCCGCTTTCGCTCCCGGGCTGCTGGAGGAGAAGGAACTCCGGCGCGCGAAAAGCGCGTCCGCCGCCGCCGTGGACGCGGCCCTCGCCGCCATCTGA
- a CDS encoding MFS transporter, with protein MLNKTAQAGAQVDAAPRRPGSGAATAAVAFAFWITMAGTTVPTTLYPIYGEALGFSPITVTGIFAVYAIGVVVGLLVFGRLSDQIGRRPVLMAATFLSVCAALVFLAAESVPILFVARVISGFSAALITGAATASLAELIPQDSRVKPATVALFANMGGLACGTLLAGILADLAPSPLRTPWVVTLVLAAIAVIGVGLTKETAAHRTSFTFQLQPLHVPAEIRSDFLRSAMAAGAGFAVLGVLTAVTGLFMGTVLHESSHTLAGLVVFTAFACTALGQLLVRTIKPGAVLAVACLGLMLAAGLIATAMATKAFAPLLIGAAVNGLATGMAISHGIRDITTRSVPQHRGASVSTFFAILYSMLAVPAIGVGVLIRATSLRPAGEIFSAVVAVLALVVLLSLVLTRKPERTPA; from the coding sequence GTGCTGAACAAGACCGCCCAAGCCGGCGCCCAGGTGGACGCGGCACCCCGCCGGCCAGGCAGTGGCGCGGCGACTGCCGCCGTGGCCTTCGCCTTCTGGATCACCATGGCCGGTACGACCGTGCCCACCACGCTGTATCCGATCTACGGCGAAGCCTTAGGCTTTTCGCCGATCACCGTTACCGGGATCTTCGCCGTCTACGCCATCGGCGTCGTCGTCGGACTGCTCGTCTTCGGTCGCCTGTCGGACCAGATCGGCCGACGCCCCGTTCTGATGGCCGCGACCTTCCTGTCCGTCTGCGCCGCTCTCGTGTTCCTCGCGGCCGAGAGCGTTCCGATCCTCTTCGTCGCCCGGGTGATCTCCGGGTTCTCCGCCGCTCTCATCACCGGGGCCGCCACGGCCTCACTCGCCGAACTCATCCCCCAGGACAGCCGCGTCAAGCCCGCCACCGTGGCCCTCTTCGCCAACATGGGCGGCCTGGCGTGCGGCACGCTGCTGGCCGGCATCCTGGCCGACCTCGCGCCCTCTCCGCTGCGTACACCATGGGTCGTCACGCTCGTCCTGGCGGCGATCGCAGTGATCGGCGTGGGGCTGACGAAAGAGACCGCCGCACATCGCACCTCCTTCACCTTCCAGCTGCAGCCGCTGCATGTGCCCGCGGAGATCCGGTCGGACTTCCTGCGTTCGGCGATGGCCGCAGGCGCGGGCTTCGCGGTCCTGGGCGTACTCACCGCTGTCACCGGACTGTTCATGGGCACGGTGCTCCACGAGTCCAGCCACACGCTCGCCGGGCTCGTGGTCTTCACCGCCTTCGCCTGTACGGCGCTGGGGCAGTTGCTGGTCCGCACCATCAAGCCGGGAGCCGTACTGGCCGTCGCCTGCCTCGGGCTGATGCTTGCCGCGGGCCTCATCGCCACGGCCATGGCCACCAAGGCCTTCGCGCCCCTGCTCATCGGGGCGGCGGTGAACGGCCTGGCCACCGGAATGGCCATTTCTCATGGCATCCGGGACATCACCACCCGCAGCGTGCCCCAACACCGCGGCGCATCCGTCTCCACGTTCTTCGCCATCCTCTATTCCATGCTTGCGGTGCCGGCGATCGGCGTCGGGGTGCTGATCCGCGCCACGAGCCTGCGGCCGGCCGGCGAGATTTTCAGCGCAGTCGTGGCCGTCCTTGCCCTCGTGGTCCTGCTGAGCCTCGTCCTCACCCGGAAGCCGGAACGAACGCCTGCCTGA
- a CDS encoding TetR/AcrR family transcriptional regulator has product MLNAADDLLVEQGFAGTTIEGIATRAGVAKQTIYRWWKSKVDILLDALADDAREALAWHEPAGTAAEDLVAHLHRVADFFQEPAGQVFQALLGHAQLDMDAAASLRTGFLREQRERDLEGLRVTVQRHTGSEPGEEILDRLTDLLLGPLYYRVLVFGQQADKALLDASAHLVLELAARSAASDE; this is encoded by the coding sequence GTGCTCAACGCCGCGGATGACCTGCTGGTGGAACAGGGGTTCGCAGGGACCACCATCGAGGGCATCGCCACCCGGGCAGGTGTGGCGAAGCAGACGATCTACCGGTGGTGGAAGTCGAAGGTCGACATCCTTCTCGACGCCCTCGCCGACGATGCCCGCGAAGCGCTGGCATGGCACGAACCGGCCGGCACGGCCGCCGAAGACCTCGTCGCGCATCTGCACCGAGTGGCCGACTTCTTTCAAGAGCCGGCGGGGCAGGTATTCCAGGCCCTGCTGGGGCACGCACAACTGGACATGGACGCGGCGGCATCCCTGCGCACGGGATTCCTGCGCGAACAGCGCGAACGCGACCTCGAAGGCCTGCGTGTCACCGTTCAACGCCATACCGGAAGCGAACCGGGTGAAGAGATCCTGGACCGGCTGACCGATCTTCTGCTCGGACCCCTCTACTACCGGGTTCTGGTGTTCGGACAGCAAGCCGACAAGGCACTCCTGGATGCGTCGGCACATCTCGTACTCGAACTGGCGGCCCGCTCCGCCGCGTCGGACGAGTGA
- a CDS encoding TetR/AcrR family transcriptional regulator, with translation MVATDLFMKHGYEATSMSSIAARLGVTKAALYRHALGKAELFASVTLPARTAVLSLVESAKAEEAPAIDRLIHLARELVRLAENRTSGFYLLWGHAAGGEPAEQITACTEAVHRALVDLLEQAAAEGTARGDIPFGIAARLILGSIAEISLSYRSVQGEFANDVAALLLNGMSLPARTGCSL, from the coding sequence GTGGTCGCGACGGATCTGTTTATGAAGCATGGCTATGAGGCCACAAGTATGAGCTCCATCGCCGCGCGCCTGGGTGTCACCAAGGCCGCACTGTACAGACATGCCTTGGGGAAGGCCGAATTATTCGCCTCCGTCACCCTGCCGGCACGCACCGCGGTCCTCTCCCTCGTGGAATCGGCGAAGGCGGAGGAAGCACCGGCGATCGATCGACTGATACACCTCGCGCGCGAGCTGGTGAGACTGGCAGAGAATCGGACGTCAGGATTCTACCTACTCTGGGGTCACGCGGCAGGAGGGGAACCGGCAGAACAGATCACCGCATGCACAGAAGCCGTGCACCGGGCTCTCGTGGACCTGCTGGAGCAAGCCGCGGCAGAAGGCACGGCGCGTGGCGACATACCCTTCGGGATAGCCGCTCGGCTGATCCTCGGGAGTATCGCAGAAATCAGCCTGTCCTACCGTTCCGTGCAGGGCGAATTCGCGAATGATGTCGCCGCTCTCCTGCTCAACGGAATGTCCCTGCCAGCACGGACCGGATGTTCTCTCTGA